The following is a genomic window from Gymnodinialimonas ceratoperidinii.
CCTACCGCGACCACGGCCACATGCTGGCCTGTGGCATGGACCCCAAGGGCGTCATGGCCGAGCTCACGGGCCGCGAGGGCGGTTATTCGAAGGGCAAGGGCGGCTCGATGCACATGTTCTCGAAAGAGAAGCATTTCTACGGCGGCCACGGCATCGTCGCGGCACAGGTGCCGATCGGCGCGGGTCTGGCCTTTGCCGACAAGTACCTCGGCAACGACCGCGTGACCTTCACCTACTTCGGCGACGGCGCGGCCAACCAAGGCCAGGTCTACGAGGCCTACAACATGGCCGAACTCTGGGCCCTGCCCTGCATTTTTGTCATCGAAAACAACCAGTACGCCATGGGCACCTCGACCCAACGCTCGACCAAGTCGCCCTCCTACTGGGAACGCGGCGCGGCCTACGGCATTCCGGGCGAGGAAGTCGACGGCATGGACGTTCTGGCGGTGAAGGCCGCGGGCGAGAAGGCCGTCGCGCACTGCCGCGCAGGCAAAGGCCCCTACATCCTCGAGATCAAGACCTACCGCTACCGCGGCCACTCCATGTCGGACCCGGCGAAATACCGAACCCGCGAGGAGGTGCAGGAGATGCGCGAGAA
Proteins encoded in this region:
- the pdhA gene encoding pyruvate dehydrogenase (acetyl-transferring) E1 component subunit alpha, which produces MAARKTTEKTGSKANVSAEDLKKYYREMLLIRRFEEKAGQLYGMGLIGGFCHLYIGQEAVVVGLEAAAEEGDKRITSYRDHGHMLACGMDPKGVMAELTGREGGYSKGKGGSMHMFSKEKHFYGGHGIVAAQVPIGAGLAFADKYLGNDRVTFTYFGDGAANQGQVYEAYNMAELWALPCIFVIENNQYAMGTSTQRSTKSPSYWERGAAYGIPGEEVDGMDVLAVKAAGEKAVAHCRAGKGPYILEIKTYRYRGHSMSDPAKYRTREEVQEMREKRDAIENVRQMLLTGGHASEDDLKAIDKEIKEIVNESAEFAKESPEPALEELWTDIYAEEAPQGEAV